One Tamlana carrageenivorans genomic region harbors:
- a CDS encoding IS4 family transposase, which yields MTNITLFSQIISKLDRSSFSKLVKAKGIDKHQKGFNSWTHLVSMLFCQFAKSQSVRDISNGLRSATGNLNHLGIQKAPSKSTISYQNKHRDWTLYRDYYYVLLKSFGQHPHLKRVKFKIKSKIFLLDSTTISLCLSLFDWAKYKTHKGAVKMHTLLDYDGNLPHYVNISDGKTADNKGAYDIPLISRSVIVADRFYNDFSLLNVWDSNQVFFVIRHKENIQFKSIKEKELPENRHHHVLKDEIIELTGAKSKTKYPKKLRRIAVWDDKNNQEIELITNQMSWTANTISQLYKARWDIEIFFRDIKQQLHIKSFIGTSENAVMIQIWTALITILILKALKANAKYNWYLSNLVAFIRLNLFVKVDLQKWIDSPFNEQPPPNKIIHKGFFFEKDKKHG from the coding sequence ATGACAAATATAACATTGTTCTCTCAGATAATCTCCAAATTAGACCGTTCTAGTTTTTCTAAACTTGTAAAAGCCAAGGGAATAGATAAACATCAAAAAGGATTTAATAGTTGGACACATTTAGTCTCCATGTTGTTTTGTCAATTTGCAAAAAGTCAATCCGTCCGAGATATAAGTAATGGACTTCGCTCTGCCACAGGAAACCTTAATCATTTAGGCATACAGAAAGCACCTTCTAAATCAACGATAAGCTATCAAAACAAACATCGAGACTGGACGCTTTATCGAGATTACTACTATGTTCTTTTAAAAAGTTTTGGACAGCACCCTCACTTAAAACGTGTTAAATTCAAAATTAAATCCAAGATATTTCTATTAGATTCTACAACGATAAGTCTATGTTTAAGTCTCTTTGATTGGGCAAAATACAAAACCCACAAAGGAGCTGTAAAAATGCACACCTTGCTTGATTATGATGGTAATTTACCGCACTATGTAAATATTAGCGATGGTAAAACAGCAGATAATAAAGGAGCTTACGATATTCCTTTGATTAGCCGTTCGGTTATTGTCGCAGATCGATTTTATAATGATTTTTCGTTACTTAACGTTTGGGACAGCAACCAAGTGTTTTTTGTAATTAGGCACAAAGAAAACATCCAATTTAAGAGTATTAAAGAAAAAGAATTGCCAGAAAATAGACATCATCATGTTTTAAAAGATGAAATCATTGAGCTAACAGGGGCTAAATCAAAAACAAAATACCCAAAGAAGCTACGTAGAATAGCTGTATGGGACGATAAAAATAACCAGGAAATAGAACTTATTACCAACCAAATGTCTTGGACAGCAAACACAATTAGCCAACTCTACAAAGCTAGATGGGATATTGAGATATTCTTTAGAGACATCAAACAACAGCTACATATTAAATCGTTTATAGGAACTTCTGAAAATGCCGTAATGATACAAATATGGACGGCTCTTATTACTATACTCATCCTAAAAGCCTTAAAAGCAAATGCAAAATATAATTGGTACTTGTCCAATTTAGTAGCTTTTATAAGACTTAACCTTTTTGTCAAAGTGGATTTGCAAAAATGGATTGATAGCCCTTTTAACGAGCAGCCTCCCCCAAACAAAATTATACACAAGGGGTTCTTTTTTGAAAAAGATAAAAAACATGGCTAA
- a CDS encoding AAA family ATPase: MSDVNKITHIAIQIAKDHQHESYGPAHLIKAVLTKEFGLLRTLFNKDVDVYFIDEWATVHLENFPKRNRSNWLPSGNEQVSKVLEEAERLKSIDDNKISDLLSIFIACLTPDIGFSYDQLKALPVTHLQLISLFEQTSSLPHQKHAKLETVLSDPTIKKYTTDLVLEASKGTFDDFTGRDREIKQIAEILNRKSKPHVTIIGESGVGKTTLIQGFAASISDKSTITSLQNATVLEINTAKLLTTSSYKGEVEDRLFDIFKAAKSYEKPIIFIDDFHMLLEDKTTGKSLGHVIKSELNSGVMTLITSTTPENYRKLIATDEALERRMVTLNIEAPDDASAFDMLKNHAETYGKHHELTISENGIKTVIQLAKRYLKEKSLPDTAIDLIDRTMSAVKVSNQSLGIDIEALQSDFISLQKNTINQSNREVLEALDAFYHTICYKVHDMVLNPYLDQNYNKTKTGANKQTYIKALLEKLEQHTQKDVNSISEKDIATMTSILTGIPIGKVQTQEKARLMNMEAILKQRVIGQDHAIKTISDAIIESRSGLSKAGQPIGSFFFSGPTGTGKTELAKTLAEFLFQDENAIIRFDMSEFKEEHAAALLYGAPPGYVGYEEGGVLVNKIREKPYAIVLFDEIEKAHPSVFDVFLQILDEGKLHDRLGKTGDFSNAVILFTSNIGSDYIVKSMEKGQLPNPTQLTEIMSPYFRPEFLGRITEIVPFAPISEKIAVSIFKLHLKKELLNLAEDQGFSLHVSDDTCKYLALNGFSSVYGVRQLKAVIRNRLKRPLSRLIISETFKAPQEIEVVLNQGNIEFNPKVPSEMLTESTL; the protein is encoded by the coding sequence ATGTCAGATGTAAATAAAATAACCCATATCGCCATACAAATTGCGAAAGACCATCAGCATGAAAGCTATGGTCCAGCACATCTTATCAAAGCTGTTTTAACTAAAGAATTTGGTCTGCTTAGAACCCTTTTTAATAAGGATGTTGATGTCTATTTTATAGATGAATGGGCTACGGTGCATTTAGAAAATTTTCCAAAAAGAAATCGAAGCAATTGGCTTCCTTCTGGAAATGAACAGGTTTCAAAAGTTTTAGAAGAAGCCGAACGATTAAAGTCTATTGACGATAACAAGATTTCGGACTTACTTTCCATCTTTATCGCCTGTCTTACACCAGATATCGGATTTAGCTACGACCAACTTAAAGCCTTACCAGTTACACATTTACAACTTATAAGTTTATTCGAGCAGACCTCTTCTCTACCTCATCAAAAACATGCCAAACTAGAAACGGTACTTTCGGATCCCACTATTAAAAAGTATACCACCGACCTAGTTTTAGAAGCTTCCAAAGGAACCTTTGATGATTTTACTGGTCGTGACCGCGAAATAAAACAGATTGCTGAAATTTTAAACAGAAAATCAAAGCCACACGTCACCATTATAGGGGAATCTGGTGTTGGTAAAACCACCTTAATACAAGGTTTTGCGGCTTCCATAAGTGATAAATCTACAATAACTAGCCTACAAAACGCTACCGTTTTAGAAATTAACACTGCTAAATTATTAACCACGTCCTCATACAAGGGAGAAGTTGAAGATCGTTTATTCGATATATTTAAGGCCGCAAAAAGTTATGAGAAGCCTATCATTTTTATCGATGATTTTCATATGCTTTTGGAAGATAAAACCACGGGGAAAAGTCTTGGACATGTTATTAAATCGGAATTAAATTCTGGAGTAATGACACTGATCACTTCCACAACTCCAGAAAACTATCGAAAATTAATTGCCACTGATGAAGCTCTAGAACGTCGAATGGTCACGCTTAATATTGAAGCCCCAGACGATGCTTCAGCATTTGATATGCTAAAAAACCATGCTGAAACTTATGGTAAGCATCATGAACTCACTATTTCTGAGAATGGTATAAAGACAGTCATTCAGTTAGCAAAACGGTATTTAAAAGAAAAAAGTCTTCCGGATACGGCCATCGATTTAATCGACCGCACCATGTCGGCCGTAAAAGTGAGCAACCAGTCGCTTGGTATAGATATCGAAGCGTTACAATCAGATTTCATCAGCTTACAAAAGAACACTATAAACCAATCTAATCGAGAAGTTTTAGAAGCACTCGATGCGTTTTATCATACCATTTGCTATAAAGTTCATGACATGGTATTGAACCCATATCTCGATCAGAATTATAATAAAACTAAAACTGGCGCAAACAAGCAAACGTATATCAAGGCTTTACTAGAAAAACTAGAGCAACATACTCAAAAGGATGTAAATAGTATTTCCGAAAAGGACATAGCCACGATGACTTCCATACTTACAGGGATTCCCATAGGTAAAGTGCAAACGCAAGAAAAAGCACGACTTATGAATATGGAAGCTATTTTAAAGCAACGGGTTATTGGTCAAGATCACGCTATAAAAACCATATCGGATGCTATTATAGAATCACGGTCTGGCTTATCGAAGGCTGGGCAACCTATAGGGTCCTTTTTCTTTTCAGGTCCTACAGGTACCGGAAAAACCGAGCTCGCTAAAACATTAGCTGAGTTTTTGTTTCAAGATGAAAACGCCATCATTCGTTTTGATATGTCGGAATTTAAAGAAGAACACGCGGCAGCTTTACTCTACGGGGCGCCACCAGGCTACGTTGGTTATGAAGAAGGCGGCGTGTTAGTCAATAAAATTAGAGAAAAGCCCTATGCTATTGTATTGTTTGATGAAATTGAAAAAGCACACCCATCGGTATTTGATGTTTTTTTACAGATTTTAGACGAAGGCAAACTTCATGACCGCTTGGGTAAAACTGGAGATTTTTCAAATGCCGTGATTTTATTCACCTCGAACATTGGATCAGATTATATTGTTAAATCCATGGAAAAAGGACAATTACCAAACCCTACGCAACTCACAGAAATCATGAGTCCATATTTCCGACCTGAATTTTTAGGGCGCATTACCGAAATAGTTCCCTTTGCTCCCATTTCTGAGAAAATTGCTGTTTCCATATTCAAATTACACTTAAAAAAGGAATTGCTCAATTTGGCTGAAGACCAAGGTTTTTCATTACATGTTTCCGATGACACCTGCAAATACTTAGCCCTAAATGGCTTTTCTTCTGTTTATGGCGTGCGACAATTAAAAGCGGTGATAAGAAATCGATTAAAACGCCCATTATCTAGGCTCATTATTTCGGAAACTTTTAAAGCCCCACAAGAAATTGAAGTCGTTTTAAACCAAGGCAATATTGAATTCAACCCTAAAGTGCCTAGCGAAATGTTAACTGAATCAACACTTTAA
- the nhaC gene encoding Na+/H+ antiporter NhaC — MQDDKNISEFEAQGQHIIENKALNFTAALIPVLVLMSFLAYNIFFANGEMFGAYSNQIILLIGAATAAVVGFLNKVSYQLMLQEIWENLKSVFVPIMILFLVGALAGTWLISGVIPAMVYYGLQVLSPQIFLPASVVIAAVISIATGSSWTTSATVGIALVGIGTALGLHPGMIAGAVISGAYFGDKMSPLSDTTNLAPAMAGTDLFTHIRYMAITTVPTIVITLIVFGILSATTETSGNADVSDLLQTIKTTFNITPWLFAVPVVVVGLILLKTKPLAALLAGVLLAAIFAFVFQPEILNGLGDSKLNAVITSILTDTQISTDNEKLNELFASGGMKGMLWTIFLIICAMIFGGVMDGIGALARITQALLAVASSVFGLFASTVISCLGLNIIASDQYLAIVIPGKMFKQAYADKQLAPENLSRTLEDSGTVTSVLIPWNTCGAYQSGVLGVGVGEYFIYAIFNWLSPFTTLLFAALNLKIKQRIPF; from the coding sequence ATGCAAGACGACAAAAATATTTCTGAATTTGAAGCCCAAGGGCAGCATATTATAGAAAACAAAGCCCTAAATTTTACTGCAGCCCTAATTCCTGTTCTGGTTTTAATGAGTTTTTTAGCCTACAACATTTTTTTTGCTAACGGCGAAATGTTTGGCGCATATTCTAATCAAATTATTTTATTAATTGGTGCGGCTACAGCTGCTGTAGTAGGTTTTTTAAACAAAGTATCCTACCAACTCATGTTGCAAGAAATATGGGAGAATTTAAAAAGTGTTTTTGTTCCTATTATGATTTTGTTTTTAGTAGGAGCCTTAGCCGGAACATGGCTTATTAGCGGCGTTATTCCTGCTATGGTTTACTACGGTTTACAGGTTTTAAGTCCGCAAATATTCCTACCCGCCTCTGTGGTTATCGCAGCGGTTATTTCTATAGCTACGGGCAGTTCTTGGACCACCTCGGCTACTGTAGGTATTGCTCTTGTGGGGATTGGTACGGCCTTAGGGCTTCATCCTGGTATGATTGCTGGTGCTGTTATTTCTGGGGCCTACTTTGGTGATAAAATGTCACCATTAAGTGATACCACCAACCTAGCACCTGCTATGGCGGGCACCGATTTGTTTACACACATTAGGTATATGGCCATTACAACGGTACCTACCATTGTGATCACCTTAATTGTTTTTGGAATTTTAAGTGCAACCACCGAAACTTCGGGAAATGCCGATGTTAGCGATTTACTACAAACCATAAAAACCACCTTTAACATCACCCCTTGGTTATTCGCGGTTCCTGTGGTGGTGGTTGGTCTCATATTACTAAAAACCAAACCTTTGGCCGCTTTATTGGCCGGGGTATTATTAGCTGCTATTTTTGCTTTTGTGTTTCAACCGGAAATTTTAAACGGCCTAGGAGATTCCAAACTTAACGCGGTAATCACTTCCATTTTAACAGACACCCAAATAAGCACCGATAACGAGAAACTCAATGAACTTTTTGCTTCTGGCGGCATGAAAGGCATGTTATGGACCATCTTTTTAATTATTTGCGCCATGATTTTTGGTGGTGTGATGGATGGTATTGGAGCATTAGCTCGTATTACTCAGGCTTTATTAGCCGTCGCGAGTTCTGTATTTGGCTTGTTTGCTAGTACGGTAATTAGCTGTTTGGGATTAAACATTATTGCTTCCGATCAATACTTAGCCATTGTGATTCCTGGGAAAATGTTTAAACAAGCTTACGCCGATAAACAATTAGCTCCAGAAAATTTAAGTAGAACCCTTGAAGATTCGGGTACCGTAACCTCGGTACTTATTCCTTGGAACACCTGTGGGGCTTATCAATCGGGCGTTTTAGGTGTTGGTGTTGGCGAGTACTTTATCTATGCCATTTTTAATTGGTTGAGTCCGTTTACCACCTTATTATTCGCTGCTTTAAACTTAAAAATAAAGCAACGTATACCATTTTAA
- a CDS encoding DUF6952 family protein gives MKLPVIKHLTQFIEENDEDFVIETIETLEALTELSSLKDEELDVIGELISNMYGAVEVNKMIKDGTPKKEALNAFMKRVMGSIDN, from the coding sequence ATGAAGTTACCAGTAATTAAACATCTTACTCAATTTATTGAGGAGAATGACGAGGATTTCGTAATTGAAACCATCGAAACGCTAGAAGCTTTAACCGAATTATCGTCTTTAAAAGATGAAGAATTGGATGTTATTGGCGAGCTTATTTCTAACATGTATGGAGCCGTTGAAGTTAACAAAATGATCAAAGATGGCACGCCTAAAAAAGAAGCATTAAATGCCTTTATGAAGCGTGTTATGGGATCGATAGATAATTAA
- a CDS encoding DUF5689 domain-containing protein gives MKNNLLKPLVVLSFLIALLSCGDDDLMVPELNLDDQENEEITENTVDEDIDIRHFTTTSLSDIEKLYNGEILEFATSSLEAHELLTSGYVISSDASQNITQQIFIQDQAENPTMGVVIHVASEHIYRQHQIGVGHEIQLKLHGLGLQKINNIYHIGKYTNGALSAIPDEEFENYILKTIQSQTIIPKLVTIAEILQSLDPESTNKPFPAILVSLDNIQLVEDDLGSFYGQNAQNSTNFNQVIKTLTDCTDNLKLSLQTNSNSSFSEHIFPELNGSITGILYGNRLIIRDTNDIDFTQERCQTASQSTEEGIVFSENFESISTQEELIALEGWKNINTAQDIPVYWLANAYNDNVYAEIRKGGENEAYESWLITKPIEIGSNRQLKLSLDINIRNRNSDNLDIFIVDDVTDTEILYSLENNINMVPQTENAAYEFSTIASVINIPENLTTFRIGFRYKKILYPTLTATTAYKIDNILITEE, from the coding sequence ATGAAAAACAACCTATTAAAACCACTTGTTGTACTAAGTTTTTTAATCGCTCTGCTGTCTTGCGGCGATGACGACCTTATGGTTCCCGAATTAAACCTTGATGATCAAGAAAATGAAGAGATTACCGAAAACACGGTAGATGAAGATATAGACATCAGACATTTTACTACAACCTCTCTTTCCGACATTGAAAAACTGTATAACGGCGAGATTCTAGAATTTGCCACGTCATCTTTAGAAGCTCATGAACTTCTTACTAGTGGATACGTGATTTCCAGCGATGCAAGTCAAAACATCACACAACAAATTTTTATTCAAGATCAGGCCGAAAACCCTACCATGGGTGTTGTAATCCATGTGGCTTCCGAGCATATTTACAGGCAACACCAAATAGGCGTTGGTCATGAAATTCAACTCAAACTTCATGGTTTAGGACTTCAAAAAATTAACAATATTTATCACATAGGAAAATATACCAACGGTGCCCTTTCGGCCATTCCAGATGAAGAATTTGAAAATTACATTTTAAAAACCATCCAATCCCAAACCATCATTCCTAAACTGGTAACCATAGCCGAAATTTTACAAAGTTTAGATCCTGAAAGCACTAACAAACCGTTCCCCGCCATATTGGTAAGCCTAGATAATATTCAATTAGTGGAGGACGATTTAGGAAGTTTTTACGGTCAAAACGCCCAAAACAGTACAAACTTTAATCAAGTTATAAAAACTTTAACAGACTGTACCGACAATCTCAAACTAAGTCTACAAACCAATAGCAATTCAAGCTTTAGTGAGCACATCTTTCCTGAACTTAACGGTAGCATTACTGGTATTCTCTACGGAAATAGATTAATTATAAGAGATACCAATGATATCGATTTTACCCAAGAACGCTGCCAAACAGCATCTCAAAGTACAGAAGAAGGCATTGTATTCTCAGAAAATTTCGAATCGATTAGCACCCAAGAGGAACTCATCGCTTTAGAAGGCTGGAAAAACATTAATACCGCTCAGGACATTCCAGTTTATTGGTTAGCAAATGCTTATAACGATAACGTATATGCTGAAATTAGAAAAGGTGGCGAAAACGAAGCCTATGAATCATGGTTAATTACAAAACCCATAGAAATTGGAAGCAACAGACAATTAAAGCTATCTTTAGATATCAATATTAGGAACAGAAATAGTGATAATTTGGATATTTTTATTGTTGATGACGTCACTGACACTGAAATTCTATACAGTCTTGAAAACAACATCAATATGGTACCGCAAACGGAAAACGCAGCGTATGAATTCAGTACCATTGCATCTGTAATCAACATCCCAGAGAATCTAACGACTTTTAGAATAGGCTTTCGCTATAAAAAAATACTCTATCCAACATTAACCGCAACTACAGCATACAAAATCGATAATATTTTAATCACGGAAGAATAG
- a CDS encoding peroxiredoxin, translated as MSLVGKKFPDLNVDAMNEMGDTFKVNVLEAARDNKKKVVLFWYPKDFTFVCPTELHAFQAALPEFERRNTVVIGASCDTPEVHFAWLSTPKDNGGIEGVTYPILADSNRNLSSILGILDITNETFDEATGTVQVEGDNVTYRATYIIDEEGTVQHESINNMPLGRNVGEYIRLVDALTHVQEKGEVCPANWEEGKDAMQANAKGTAEYLASH; from the coding sequence ATGTCATTAGTAGGAAAAAAATTCCCAGATTTAAACGTAGACGCCATGAACGAAATGGGTGATACTTTTAAAGTAAACGTTTTAGAAGCAGCAAGAGATAACAAGAAAAAAGTTGTTTTATTTTGGTATCCAAAAGACTTCACATTTGTTTGCCCTACAGAATTACACGCTTTCCAAGCGGCATTACCAGAATTTGAAAGACGTAACACCGTAGTTATTGGAGCTTCTTGTGATACGCCAGAAGTTCATTTCGCATGGTTAAGCACGCCAAAAGATAACGGAGGTATTGAAGGTGTTACTTACCCAATCCTAGCTGATAGCAACCGTAACTTATCTAGCATTTTAGGTATTTTAGATATTACTAACGAAACTTTTGACGAAGCTACTGGAACCGTACAAGTTGAAGGCGATAACGTAACATACAGAGCGACTTACATTATTGACGAAGAAGGTACTGTACAACACGAAAGTATAAACAACATGCCATTAGGAAGAAATGTTGGTGAATACATTCGTTTAGTTGATGCCTTAACACACGTGCAAGAAAAAGGAGAAGTTTGTCCTGCAAACTGGGAAGAAGGAAAAGATGCTATGCAAGCTAACGCTAAAGGTACCGCTGAATATTTAGCTTCACACTAA
- a CDS encoding carboxypeptidase regulatory-like domain-containing protein — protein MRRINMVLLSLLLSYFGWSQEASIKGNIIDYNTKKPISEALVTIVNTKVNLETNALGEFEFTSDIPQETITLSIEKPGYRSRKFDIEIKEGQHAHIENINLYTKQKADKLKPVTGTAITGIVTHKETQRPIPGVRVSIVDSYVTTTTDDEGRFILSHHVPEGPVMLKISKADFTTKTYPLFVSLGKIAHVDGITLGGELFQLQNQIINTFAEDQLHTDYNTLTNNSSFYQASNATFLRTAAYQFGSAFFKARAQDYSESNVMINGVPYNSPLSGAADWNGFGGISQTLENNKLDYGLSFSKYQVNGNLGTLNTNTRASAQHEGGQIAYLSSNQRYRHGILASYATGISPRGFSLAISASKRTAFNSGYFDGTDYDSNAFLISAETRLNSNNIINFSGFFNSTNRGGRSANTNEVFDLKNYKYNSYWGTLNGDDVNARTQTVSNPFLMLNYYLNWGAYVKIQTNIAYNFGSSTRSMIDFQGVELDNSGQMTNSIGENPDPSHYTKLPSYFLADAQNPDYEHAYLAQEAFKNNGQIDWTNLFNTNINSGLTSAAYALYNHVVNHAKFDINNIAEIKLNSKFDLNTAIGYSHFESSHYAQMDDLLGAQNYLDVNFLDGDGDSAQSNLLTPNRLVSNDDIFRYQYDLNRSAINGSVQLRYTNEGLQMFLGIQLNHSNQFRVGKYQNGRSPKLSYGAGRHYSFLDYSFKGGFDYQIHPKHQLGIRALFGRQAPTLNNIFLNPFESDNPSDFQNVTTVFELDQAPEIIPIEAAHNFSTELNYSYQSSAFEATITGFFTSQTKGISNKRFVGDSVNGQASSTIQEVMSDIDKRYMGLEIGASYEFFDGLKLKTAVALGDFIYTNNPELHYVISESEVINLGEVALQNYHLSNTPSQVYAIGFEYRDKHQYWFEVTGNYFANHYIDINPYYRTADFFLDTSGSVFPDYKPEYASYLLQQDRLNNYLNINLFGGKYWKLKADIIGFKAGVNNVLGQNYDLAGFETPGPLKYDALLEDATREKPLYGNRFWKGYGATYFLNLYYRF, from the coding sequence ATGAGAAGAATTAATATGGTCCTTTTATCCCTGTTATTAAGCTATTTTGGCTGGTCTCAGGAAGCATCAATAAAAGGTAACATTATAGATTACAACACCAAAAAACCTATCAGCGAAGCCTTAGTCACCATAGTAAACACCAAGGTGAATCTAGAAACCAATGCTCTCGGTGAATTTGAATTTACAAGTGATATACCACAGGAAACCATCACACTATCTATCGAAAAGCCAGGCTATCGCTCCAGAAAATTCGATATAGAAATTAAAGAAGGCCAGCATGCCCATATTGAAAATATCAATTTATATACGAAACAAAAAGCTGATAAATTAAAGCCTGTTACTGGCACTGCCATTACAGGTATAGTCACCCACAAAGAAACCCAACGCCCTATTCCAGGAGTCAGAGTCAGTATTGTTGATTCTTATGTAACCACCACAACCGATGATGAAGGCCGATTTATTTTAAGCCACCATGTACCAGAGGGTCCCGTAATGCTCAAAATATCCAAAGCTGATTTTACTACTAAAACCTATCCTTTATTTGTCAGTCTTGGAAAAATAGCCCATGTTGACGGCATCACTTTAGGCGGTGAGCTTTTCCAGCTTCAAAATCAAATTATAAACACCTTTGCAGAAGATCAACTTCACACGGACTATAATACCTTAACCAATAATTCAAGCTTCTATCAAGCCTCAAACGCAACATTTTTAAGAACAGCAGCTTACCAGTTTGGATCCGCGTTCTTTAAAGCACGTGCTCAAGACTACTCAGAAAGTAACGTCATGATAAACGGGGTGCCCTACAATTCACCGTTGAGCGGTGCAGCCGATTGGAATGGCTTTGGAGGAATTAGCCAAACCCTTGAAAACAACAAACTAGACTACGGTTTATCATTTTCAAAATACCAGGTAAACGGTAACTTAGGAACCTTAAATACCAATACTAGGGCCTCAGCTCAGCACGAGGGCGGACAAATAGCTTACCTATCTTCAAATCAGCGTTATCGTCATGGCATCCTGGCTTCTTATGCGACAGGAATATCACCAAGAGGGTTTTCTTTAGCCATATCTGCAAGCAAACGAACGGCCTTTAACTCCGGATATTTCGATGGTACAGATTATGACTCCAACGCCTTTCTAATAAGTGCTGAAACGCGTTTAAACAGTAACAACATTATCAATTTTAGCGGTTTTTTCAACAGTACGAATCGCGGTGGTAGGTCGGCGAATACTAATGAAGTCTTTGATCTTAAAAACTATAAATACAATAGTTATTGGGGAACGCTAAATGGAGACGATGTCAATGCCAGAACGCAAACGGTTTCAAATCCCTTTTTAATGTTGAACTATTATTTGAATTGGGGGGCTTATGTTAAAATTCAGACCAATATCGCTTACAATTTTGGTTCTAGCACCCGAAGTATGATAGATTTTCAAGGGGTGGAATTAGATAATTCTGGACAGATGACTAATTCTATTGGTGAGAATCCAGACCCCAGTCATTACACCAAACTGCCGAGTTATTTCCTGGCAGACGCCCAAAATCCAGATTATGAACATGCCTATCTGGCACAAGAAGCTTTTAAAAACAACGGACAAATTGATTGGACGAATTTGTTTAACACCAATATAAACAGTGGTTTAACCAGTGCCGCGTATGCGCTTTACAACCATGTTGTCAATCATGCTAAATTCGACATCAACAACATCGCCGAAATAAAATTAAATAGCAAGTTCGATTTAAATACAGCTATTGGTTATTCACATTTTGAGTCGAGTCATTATGCTCAAATGGATGATTTGCTAGGTGCCCAAAATTACCTCGATGTGAATTTTTTGGATGGTGACGGCGATAGCGCGCAGTCAAACTTACTAACACCAAACAGATTGGTTTCTAATGATGATATTTTCAGATATCAATATGACCTAAACCGTAGTGCCATAAACGGATCTGTTCAATTGCGTTATACCAACGAAGGGCTGCAAATGTTTTTAGGCATACAACTGAATCATTCCAACCAATTCAGAGTTGGAAAATACCAAAATGGACGCTCACCAAAGCTATCCTACGGAGCTGGGCGACATTATAGCTTTTTAGATTATAGTTTTAAAGGCGGATTTGATTATCAAATACATCCGAAGCACCAATTAGGAATACGCGCTTTGTTTGGCAGGCAGGCACCTACCCTTAATAACATCTTTTTAAATCCGTTTGAAAGCGATAACCCAAGTGATTTTCAAAACGTAACTACGGTATTCGAATTAGATCAGGCGCCAGAAATAATCCCTATTGAAGCCGCCCATAATTTTTCAACAGAATTAAATTACAGCTATCAATCTTCTGCTTTTGAAGCAACCATCACGGGATTCTTCACCTCACAAACAAAAGGTATTTCTAATAAACGATTTGTTGGAGACAGCGTCAACGGTCAAGCTTCCTCAACCATACAGGAAGTCATGAGTGACATTGATAAAAGATACATGGGACTCGAAATAGGGGCTTCTTATGAATTTTTTGATGGCTTAAAGCTTAAAACGGCAGTAGCCTTAGGTGATTTTATATACACCAACAACCCAGAATTACATTATGTCATTTCAGAAAGCGAGGTCATAAATCTGGGTGAGGTAGCGCTTCAAAACTACCACCTTTCCAACACGCCTTCACAAGTGTATGCCATCGGATTTGAATATCGAGATAAACACCAGTATTGGTTTGAGGTCACTGGAAATTACTTTGCTAATCACTACATCGATATCAATCCGTATTACAGAACTGCGGATTTTTTCCTAGACACTAGTGGTAGCGTTTTCCCAGATTACAAACCAGAATATGCCAGTTACCTATTGCAGCAAGACCGTTTAAACAACTACCTCAACATCAATCTGTTTGGCGGTAAATACTGGAAGTTAAAAGCTGACATTATAGGTTTTAAAGCAGGTGTTAATAATGTTTTAGGACAAAACTATGATCTAGCTGGATTTGAAACACCCGGACCATTAAAATACGATGCGCTTCTCGAAGATGCTACGCGCGAAAAACCTTTATATGGCAACCGTTTCTGGAAAGGCTACGGTGCCACTTACTTTCTAAACCTTTACTATAGATTTTAA
- a CDS encoding thioredoxin family protein codes for MVQELDKDNLGELVSNNDIVVVQYSATWCGNCRIMKPKFKKLATENENITFVIADAEKFPESRKLANVDNLPTFATFKNGNFLNQVQTNKFDPLKDLVDEVTSN; via the coding sequence ATGGTTCAAGAATTAGATAAAGACAATTTAGGCGAATTAGTTTCAAACAACGACATAGTTGTAGTACAATACTCTGCAACATGGTGCGGTAACTGCCGAATTATGAAACCTAAATTTAAAAAGTTAGCCACCGAAAACGAAAACATTACTTTCGTTATCGCTGATGCTGAAAAATTCCCAGAATCAAGAAAATTAGCTAATGTTGATAATTTACCAACCTTTGCTACTTTTAAAAATGGGAACTTTTTAAACCAAGTGCAAACCAATAAATTTGATCCTTTAAAAGATTTAGTCGATGAAGTTACCAGTAATTAA